The Coffea arabica cultivar ET-39 chromosome 2c, Coffea Arabica ET-39 HiFi, whole genome shotgun sequence genome includes the window CATTTACCAGATTACAAACAAGAGCTTCTAAATGCTCATTAGACTCCAGAAAATTTCCCTaagtttttcctttcaattggcTGCAGCACTCATTTTTGTATTTTCGTGAAATTCTGATGAGGTTGAGAACAGGTTGTTGCTTATGTTTAATGCTGAAATGTTAATGTGGAATTGTGGATCATGGCCACTTAGTTTCTGCATGCGTATGGTGTTTCTTTAGCCATTGTGTTTGTCCTTTTGTTTGTCATTGGTTTCTCGTTTgcggaatttctgaattttggAAGCTAGAATTCTTGAATCTTGAATCTTTATTAATCTTATTGATTCTCCTGGCATGTTGATTTCTCATCTGAGGTGACTGCTGCCCTTCGTATTACTGATGGTGCATTGGTGCTGGTTGATTGTATTGAGGGTGTGTGTtcgtgtgttttctttgcttttggccgtgtgttttctggaaaaattgCCACTGGCATGAAGATTCCCCTGGGCATGTTGATTTCTCATCTGAGGTGACTGCTGCCCTTCGTATTACTGATGGTGCATTGGTGGTGGTTGATTGTATTGAGGATGTGTGTGTCTGTgtgttttctttacttttggCCGTGTGTTTTCTGGAAAAAGTGCCACTGGCATGAAGGTTAGAATTATGGGTCCCAACTATGTTCCGAGAGAGAAAAAGGACTTGTATGTTATAATGTTAAGACTTAAGAATGTCTAAAGAATAGTTATTTGGATGGGTAAGAAGCAGGAAACAGTTGAGGATGTGCCATGGGGTAACACAGTTGCTATGGTTGGTTTGGATCAATTCATCACAGTTGCTATCGTTGCTATGGTTGCTGTCTCCCCTATCGTGCGTGTTGCTGGGCAGAGTGCAGTGGAAGGTTGCATCTGATTCCCCAAGCTTGTTGAAGGTTTGAAACCTCTGCCGAAGGTTCTGTCCTCTGTATGCAATGGTATGCTTCTAAGTTTTGTCCATGTGGCTCCAAGCCTCCAAGACTTTAATTGGCTTCTaagttttgtttctttgaatTGCAATTAATCTTGTTCAATTGATATTAATGTACTTTCATTCGAATGATTAGTGCAACTTAATTTATTGTTTAGTACAAATTAGTAGTGTTGCATTTAAGATACAAAGACTAGATTCTTTAGATTTGCgcaggaaccaggatcaattcGAGCTCATTCGAGCTCGAGTACTCGACTTGATATCGAGCTCGATCAAGTCGAGTTCGAGTCTGCATACACTTTTATCGAGTCGATCTCGATCTTTGGTTATCGAGctcgctcgagctcgactcggctcgatttcACCCCTACCCCCCCTTCCCCCGGGTTTTTTATACAGGTAAACataattggtttttttttttaaagcaagaCCCGCTCTGCGGCTGGGGATGCCAGCCCCAAATTTTATTAAGAACCAGCAACATGTGGATTTGTTTGtatagggtattatttgaaatattatttggaataattattatagtactttttatgatgtgatatatgtgagataaaaaggtaattggaaatATAAACATGTGGGTtaaaaatgtgttgatgatacaagcgaaatattatttgggataaattttgtatccaaacactcccaaTATTATAACGAGTTCGAATACACAAATCGTTAAACCCCTCAATCACTGAGAGACTATCCTTTGTCCACTTGCCTACATACATAGCAAAACTCTCGACTATCAAGGCTCAAAGCCGCACGAATCCTCCTAGAAAGCTAATCTTGCGAGGTACAAAACAACTCGGATGGAAGTCTCGGCTTAGATAGCATATTAGCAGTGAAATTCGCCTCCCGGAATACATGTTGGATCGATGCTAAAAACAGGAGAAGTAGTGCTCGAATCCTTCTAATCGTGTTGCAGAGTGACCACTTGGCTATAGCTGATGACTTGAGCAAACGAACTAGACTTTCTGAGTCGACCTGTACCATCAGGCGCCCTTGAAGCCCATCCGAGCACCACTGGAGTCCATATAGCAGtgaatctttctagttggttgATACACGGCAGTtgaatctttctagttggttcGGTTTGAGGAATTTCAAATCAATTAAGCCGAAAAATAGCTGGTAAGTCGATATCAGTAGTCAAGCTTAAAATATTAATTGCAAAATACTTGGGTACatcttttcccaaaaaaaaaaaaaattaagtaggTTAGAATAAATAAGCTTATTTactataattaatattatattatatacacTAATAGTATGTACACTTATATACAAGCACCCTTAGATGCATGTCAACTAATaccaatttaaatttaaatttatttttttatacacATAACATGCATCCAGATGTGTTAGTATATACATTTTCAATATACATTAACCTATTTATTATCGTGATAATCAAAATGGAACAAACAAAAATGGAATAGGTACAGGTAACCAACTCGTGCTAAGACAAGTCTCATCCTATGCAAAAAGCAAaagttaaatgtttgtttggataagttattatttgcaaaaatttatttgattgtattataaatatatttttcaacaacctttttatatttttaattctatttttatttcacatatatcgcattaaaaaatgttataatgttttttcaaacaattatCCCAAACACTTTTCTATCCACACACGTTCTCCACCTGGATTAAGAGTTTTTTCCATAAACTAATTTTGTTTGTCAAGTTCACAGCAATAAATTCCAAAAAATACACACTAAAATGTTTTTATTGCAAACTCAAGGGTGATCAGAGGATTATTTAAGAACGCATTTAGTGTGGACAACCTAAACCTGATATAACCTTGTTTGGACAATAATTTTTCTTGCTACGTTTTccgtgaacatattttttaattatttttttatctcacatatatcaaatcgctatagtaatttttttacaagaaatccaaaaaaatgcaatccaaacaagccaTTGTATTAGGAATTATCTCTTGAAATGCGTTATATTAGGAATTatcatactccctccgtcccactttgataatcctatttttttttcatctgtcccaatttgtaatccactttccaattaaagaatgtagttgtcttttaatttctctaaaatacccttatttaatATAAGTTGTTATTACTATAAACTACCTTATTTAATACATATTGTTAGTATTGAATATAACTTACCCCATTTATTGCGtttagatttttcaaaaatattgatatatgaaaaagccaactttatttaatgtaAAGGTATTATAGgaaaatagaaatctaaatttattttttcaacaaaattaactacttttttttttaaattgtgtgaaaaaaacTAGGACTATCAAAAATTGGGCAGAGGGAGTATTTCAATTGCAACTTGCATTTATGGGCACAAATAGAACATGACATTTGTTTATTATATATGTTCCAGGCATTAGAAAGGAAAGTTTGGTAAAAACTCAGACGGCTATTAGAACCCAAACTAACTGAATTGAGAAGTGGCTTCCCGCACAGAAGGACTAACCTGAAACTATTTTTCACCACGAAAATCACActagaaaatataaaagtaaaagcgTCCATCAAATAAAAGTTTTGCACGTAATTCTTTATGTATGGGTGCtaatgaattttaaaaataacGGCTACAGCTGCTCCGTTAAGAAGTGGCGTACATAGTCCTATGGTCAAAGTTGGGCGTAAGCCCGAGCTCAGCTACGACAACCGTTGTTTTGTTATTACAACGTTTGATTCTTATAGGAAATCATTATTGTAAACTAACTAAGTGAAGAGTTCCTGCAGTTATTCGAGCAGCCAGGATTAAAAGTCTTAATACAAATCAAGCCGAAATTCAAAAATCTAATAACAATTCGAGTAGTATAATTTAAGATATCGCGTCTGAAGAAATACGAGTGGATAAAGTTTTAGTTCCCCCGAGTTTGATCGACAGAACACGATTCCTCAAATCATTAACGATTTCACATGCTCTCGATCCAGTATAATATTTTACATTTCCGCACAAATGGCGCCTGCCTGTCTGGAAAACGCAAAAATTGAGGTCAAATCTTTTTAAGTCCTGAAAAGTCATTTCGTACAAGGGAAATAACTCATCTGGATCTACTCTATTGGCCAATCTTCAGTGCACTTTCCCTCCCTTTTGTGCAGCTTCTGTACTTGAGGAGTCAAGACACAAGAGAGTGTTGAAGCAGCAACTCCTGATGCTGTACTCAAAAGATTAGCATGAAATGGGCaaccccacccccaccccccctTTCTTTTAAATTGACGAGTGTTATTCCTGATAAATATTTGTAAGTTGAGAATATCTGGGAATGCTCTTGCGTGGAGACGTGCGAATGGTGATTGGTGAACGGAAGCCCTGAGTTTGTACGGATTGCAGGCAAGTTTGTTGTAGTTTAGAGTTTGGGAATCCATGGCTTCAGGTTCACGTAAAAAGACGGCGGCAATGGCCTACCCAAAGACTCTTTTATCTATCGTAGCTTCACTCGGAGGCCTAGCCATTTTCTTGATTCTTGCTTCATCATCTTTAATATCAGGACCATTCAGGTCTGGAGGAATTGTCAACTTAATTGGGACTGCTTCTGATGAAATTGTCGTGGATTTTAGCCGTCGCGGTTATGTCAGCAGCAGTATCCTTAGGAGCACGAGAGATGGGGATGATTTTCAAGAATCagatggcggatttggtgattcAAGAAAAGCGAAATCAATTTCGCAGGACAACAGGGGTAATGATCTTATTAAGAACCAGCCTACTCTTTCTGGAGATAAGAACGAATTGATTGATTCAAGGCAGCAGCAAGAAGTTGGAAAAGATTTGGCAGAGCCTCCTGCAGGTTTTGGATCGAGGGATGCAACGGCTCAACTAAAGCAATCCCATGCGGCACAACAGGAGAAGGGGATTGAAGATTCATCTTTCTCAACTGGCGGAGATGGTGTTCAAATTGCTCTATCTCTTTCATCAAATCTTTCCAACACCTCCAACCTGCAGATGGATTCAAAAATATCAACTCGACTTCCATCACTTGGTTCCAGTTTAAAGGATGTGAATCCTTCACCTCCCATGTTCACCAATTCAAGTCCGGGTAGTTCAGTCGATTCAGGTGCAACTTCatcttacttttttattttcattataattaaaggcatttaatttgattttctttttcttgcgaCTCCACATCCTATCGTTTCTTGATCTGCAGCCCATAACTCTGATAAAAGCTGAGGATTACCATTCAAATAAAGATGTTAAACAGTGTTTTGGATACTTCTTTGTTCTGactttcttaaaattcattttgtttatttgccTTATTTTGCAGGATGTAATTTATACCATGGAAAATGGGTTTATGATTCAGGCGGACCTTTGTACAAAAATGATTCTTGTCCTGTCCTGACGCAGACACAAAATTGCCAGGGAAACGGAAGACCGGACACGGAATATGAGCATTGGCGCTGGAAACCGACTGAGTGTGACCTGCCTCGATTTGATGCCAGGAGATTCCTTGATCTAATGAAGGGAAAAACCATAGCTTTTATTGGAGATTCAATCGCTCGAAATCAAATGGAGTCAATGCTCTGTATTCTTTGGCAGGCAAGTCAGTCAAATGCTTTCTGTTTTGACTCCACGGTAATAGGTCTTGAAACCTCTTTAATTGAGTTACTGGAGCAATAGCATCCCACCAAGAGAATTAAAGGTCACTTCCAATGTAAAAATGTAGTAAATCAATTACTCTGAAATGATGAGATATGCATCTCAATGATTTCATTCtcggccttttttttttggtccttcTTAGCAATGAATTCATTGAACAGGTTCTTAGGTTTTGGATCCCCAAACCTGGGAAATGAATGGTATTGTTGGCGAAACTAAATAatgcatttgaaaaaaaaaaaaaatacacaacaGCAACAACTACTACATTCACGACAACTTGCAGCGTCCACTTCACATATATGATCGGATCCTTGAATTGTTTGGAATGAATAGGGAAGGGAAGAGAGGGATGGACAATTGATTCACTTCATACAGGGGTAGTAGTGGCCGTAAATTTCTAGAGCCTTGTATTGATATGGAGTAGCTGGCTTGTCATCTCCAGCCATCCTCTTATGTATCAAACCTCTTGGTTTTTTCAGGTTGAGGTTCCAAAAAATCGAGGAAACAGAAGAATGCAGCGTTTTTATTTTGCGTCAACATCTACAACGATAATTCGGATATGGTCCGCCTGGCTTGTGAATCAAACATCCGAGCCATTCGATTTTGCTCCAGCCGGAGTGGCCAAGCTGCAGCTTGATGCTCCTGATGAAAGCTTCATGGAATTCATCACCGATTACGACGTAATCGTCCTCTCCTCTGGTCACTGGTTTGCAAAGCAGTCGGTCTATATCTTGCAGGATGAGATAGTTGGAGGACAATTGTGGTGGCCAGACAAGTCTAAGACAATGAAAATTAACAACATAGAAGCTTTCGGTGTATCAGTTGAAACGGCCCTAACTGCCATGGCAAGGCATCCAGATTACACTGGCCTAACAATCGTGCGTACCTTTTCGCCTGATCATTATGGAGGAGGAAACTGGAATGCAGGGGGATCCTGCACAGGAAAAGTAAGGCCTCTCAAGGATGGTGAATTGGTTGAAGATGAATTCACCAACGTAATGCATCAGAAACAGGTCACGGGGTTCAGCCGCGCAGTCAAGAAGAAGACCAACAAATCAAAGTTGAAACTCATGGACATTACCGAAGCTTTTGAGTATCGGCATGATGGGCATCCAGGTCCACATAGAAGCACTGACCCCAACAAAATCACAAAAAGAGGACCGGATGGGAGGCCGCCGCCACAGGATTGCTTGCATTGGTGCATGCCAGGTCCAGTTGATACCTGGAATGAAATTTTATTCGAAATCATAAAAAGAGAGCTTTGAGGGCGGACGTAATGGTTCTTGCCGATTCCAAATTGCACTGCCATTAACCCAGAGGAATTATTAAACTGCCACAATTTAGACAATAGTTCAGGAATTAGGATACAGATCCCCCCGGGCAGACCAGAGAGGATCTTCTGTCTAATATTTTCTGTCCACTTTCCTGTTCAATGCAAAATTACGTAATTTCACTTATTATATCTGTTGATGTGTATGTAAAAAAGAAAGGCTGTttggcttcttcttttttcttcttttttaattttacattGGACAGGAAAGTGAACAGAGGATCCCGTCTACCCCTCTCTCTCCTGTTCCGCTGTATCAATTGTGTAAGGATAAGGTTTAAAGTCACATTGACAATGGTACAACGTTAAAACGTACAATGATCAGGTAACTTAGCATACGTTACTCTTCTGTATGGATATGGATTTTTTTTCACATATTATTTGACTTAcatgataaatatattttttaatcatattATTAATTCGCATACATCATATCGTAAAAAGGTACTGTAGtgttatttaaaataaatttgttcgaataatctcctatccaaatgCACTCGAAGAGAAAGAAGTTGGAAAACTGGATGACTTCAATCTTAGAAAGAGTATGAAAAGGgggaaaagtttcaaaataggAAAAAGGCTAAAGAAAGAGGAATGCAGGTGACAATCAGTACAGGAACTTGCCATTTATTTCGGCACAACAACAATTTAAAAATTGGAAAGGGAGATGTCAATGCCAAgtgcaaaaaaaattaaattgccATTCTAGCACGACAAATGCAGAACAcgttagaatttttttttcattttttgtaaatacattttttaatcatctttttgcctcatatatattaaatcgctaaaatacattttttacaaaaactcataaaaataacaattcagACGTGATAGctaaattaacaataaaatttaatggattcagattttaacatattcatacatatttgataacaaaaaaatagAATGTCTTAATTAATTAAATCCTAGTTGATTATTCAGTTTAGCACTTAAttttaataaattcaaatcttaacatattcaagtcgtttgataacaaaaaattgaacatctgaattaattaaatagtactgaattttctaaataaCACTTattcccaaaattaagtgataagctattcacttatcattaaatatgatatatattcgaatgtattagatttaatgtttaacaattcaataatttaatggatttagattttagattttagattcaattttatcaaatatacccTAAGTGATTCTAAACTGTTTAGTCAAGACttattctaaaaaataagtaataaactattcaaaaaaaagtaataaactATTCATTTGTCATTTAATAAAGACTACATTCAAATGTTATGATTTCAAAACTTAACAAATCAATAATTcaatggattcaaattttaaatttcaaatttgttaaATGCACTCTAAATTATCCAAATCTCTAAATATAACTTGCCATGTCTCAGTGAAAGAAAATTTACAAATGAGCTTGAAATCTACCCCCACAtcaggccaaaaaaaaaagatatagagagaaaaaaaaagatcaccAATTATTCATAAATTCaccatatgcctatttacttaaatttctaatatatatatatttttttgtagtTTCTCAAATCATGCAAAATGATTACCATATTCCggtaaaaaaaattcacaaatgagtTAGGGTgtctaaaaagggtaaaaaaaaaaaaaggaacgagGCACTGCAGTTCACTCTCTATTGAttggcaaggaaaagaaaaaggaaggacaGTCTCCTAaagttaaaacttaaaagagtTAAATATACCGCGTCGCATGTTTGGTACCTGCGGCCCCCGACTCTCCGAGAGCGGAGAAGAGTTAACTCAAACTGAATAATAACAGCAGCCGTCTTTCTCTCTTTCCCAcgtttgaaatttaaaatcttcCACTGTCGCATGAAGCCAAAGCCCAATCCCCACTAATAATACGACCCTCGGACGCCCATTGTCAACGGTCGATTTTTAACGGCTATTCTCTCTCTTCTCTGGCTCcgccttctagcttcattcttctCATCTCATTTCAAAAAACCCCCTGTTTACTACTCATCATCAATTTCAAAGTCACAATCACTTTCTTTCTCTGATCTGGCCAGAATTCAGTTGTTAAGGTGCGTTCTCCTGCTTGTTTTCATCTTCTTTACAATTTTATACGTTTTGTTTGCTGGCTCTAGTTGAAGTCTAGTACAgatatgtataattttttttggtaacCTTTTGCAGAgtaatttttggttttttggAGTTCCTGTGCTTGGtaatttgataggtgattttcATCCTCTGTTGTGCTACTACGACAATTGcgatgggtttttttttttttttcctccgcTTAAGTTTATAAAGTGTCGCTTAATTGGGAAAAAAGTAACTGGCCTTGGTAGAGTAAGCTTGATACTTCTAGAAAAAGTCACTTGACTAATtagcggttttttttttttggggtgggagTGGTTTATTtggaaagcaagaaaagaaaaaaaaaaaaccctgatTTCGATTAATTGCTTAACTTGCTGCATGACATggggaaaaaatttaaaaactctaATGAATGCTATTGGTTGAGATCTTGATCCGGTTCTAATGTTTTACTCCTGGCAGACAATGCTTGCATGTTAAATGCGTATGCCTTCTGATTATGTTGGAACAATTGATCATATTTTCTAATTCAGGGAACAACTTTTTGCggattttgaatttttattttttaaaactctTCTTAACTATTTGCTTTGCTAGACTTGATCCATCTTGAATGATTTCTGCAGTCAATGTGGGACTGCACTGTAACCCCCATTAAATTTGTTGTTACTAGGTATAGTCATCCAATATGTCGATAGTACCCGCTGATCCACTTATGCAGCTGGAAACTACCTGCGGAACTCTACTATATGAACTGCaggttttttcctttcttgttttaaaaaaaattcgttCTTGCTTTTTTCTCCGGGTCTCTTTGTCCAAGTAAATTATTCAGGTTGCTATTCTGAAGCCCTTCTTTGATGGCACAATCAGATAATATGGGATGAAGTTGGAGAGTCTGATACTGAAAGGGACAAAATGCTGCTCGAGCTTGAACGAGAATGTCTAGAGGTGTACAGGAGAAAAGTGGACCAGGCAAACAAGTGCAGAGCTCAGCTAAGGCAGGCAATTGCTGATTCTGAAGCTGAGCTAGCAGCTATCTGCTCTGCTATGGGAGAGAGACCTGTGCATATTAGGCAGGTTAGAGTTCTACGATCAATGACAAGTAAACTCAATCCAGTGCTTCCTTAGACCTTAGCCTTGATGGATATATATTGTAATAACTGAATGCTTTCTTTACTCCTGATATACCATTAGAATATATAGCAAAAACAGATCCGTAGTTTTTTGTAAGACTTATTTTTTTAGAGAAGTTGACATCATCCAGACAACCACAGCTGTTGGACAAGTACCATCAATCACGACAATCCAGTTACATTTCCGAACTACATAAGATGATGACGTTCaagttaaattttatttgtatGTGTGAAATGTCCTTTAGATTAACAAAATCCTGGAAAACCATGACGAAGGCATGTCTTTATTATTCAGTCTGATCAAAATCCTGGAAGCTTGAAGGCAGAACTTAGAGCCATTGTCCCACAATTGGATGAAATGCGGAAAAGGAAATGTGAGAGGAAGAATCAGTTCCTTGAAATTTTAGAGCAGATACAGAAGATTAAGTGTGAGATTTACAGGTCAACTGGGTATCCTCCTGCCAACACTGTGTTGGATGAAACTGATTTGTCTTTGCGAAAGCTTGAAGAATTGCAAACAGAGCTGCAGGCagttcaaatggaaaaggtaaCCTTATTCTGAAGCTGAACCATGTTTTAACACTTCATATGCATTATGTTCAGAATTGCCTCTGACTTGCTTCGCTGTCTTGTTGGCTGCAGAGTGAACGTCTAAAGAAAGTACTGGACCGCCTCAACACTTTAAACTCATTGTGCGTGGTGCTTGGTATGGATTTCAAAGAGACTGTTGGTGAGGTTCATCCAAGTTTAGGAGAGTCTGAAGGAACAAAAAATATTAGTAATGATACCATTGAGCAGCTAGCTGCAGCTATTCAAAGATTACGAGAGATTAAAATACAGAGGATGCAGAGGGTACATCAGTACATGGACTTCAATACTAACCTCAAATTCATTCTTTTgataattcatttttcaaaatttcgtTGACCTTTCTGTTGTGGCAGTTACAAGACCTTGCCACATCACTGCTGGAGCTGTGGAATTTGATGGATACACCTGTAGAAGAGCAACAAATATTTCAGAGTGTAACTGCTAATATAGCTGCTTCAGAAGATGAAACAACTGAACCTAACATGCTCTCTGTTGACTTCATCAAATATGTGAGTTAACATTGGTCAATTTTGCTAGCAGCTGTGTAGTTCAGAGTGTTATTCAAGTTCTTTACTATTCAGGTTGAGGCGGAAGTTTCAAGACTGGAAGAACTTAAAGCAAGCAAAATGAAGGAGCTTGTTCTGAAAAAGAGGTTTGAGCTAGAGGACATCTGTAGGAAAACACATATAATTCCAGAATCAGATAGTTCACTAGACGTTGCAATTGAAGCGATTGAATTAGGTACTG containing:
- the LOC113720370 gene encoding uncharacterized protein → MASGSRKKTAAMAYPKTLLSIVASLGGLAIFLILASSSLISGPFRSGGIVNLIGTASDEIVVDFSRRGYVSSSILRSTRDGDDFQESDGGFGDSRKAKSISQDNRGNDLIKNQPTLSGDKNELIDSRQQQEVGKDLAEPPAGFGSRDATAQLKQSHAAQQEKGIEDSSFSTGGDGVQIALSLSSNLSNTSNLQMDSKISTRLPSLGSSLKDVNPSPPMFTNSSPGSSVDSGCNLYHGKWVYDSGGPLYKNDSCPVLTQTQNCQGNGRPDTEYEHWRWKPTECDLPRFDARRFLDLMKGKTIAFIGDSIARNQMESMLCILWQASQSNAFCFDSTVIGLETSLIELLEQ
- the LOC140023215 gene encoding protein trichome birefringence-like 18, whose product is MYQTSWFFQVEVPKNRGNRRMQRFYFASTSTTIIRIWSAWLVNQTSEPFDFAPAGVAKLQLDAPDESFMEFITDYDVIVLSSGHWFAKQSVYILQDEIVGGQLWWPDKSKTMKINNIEAFGVSVETALTAMARHPDYTGLTIVRTFSPDHYGGGNWNAGGSCTGKVRPLKDGELVEDEFTNVMHQKQVTGFSRAVKKKTNKSKLKLMDITEAFEYRHDGHPGPHRSTDPNKITKRGPDGRPPPQDCLHWCMPGPVDTWNEILFEIIKREL